The region GCGCATCGGCCTGAACGAGGTCAAACCGTCCGCCTCCGAGCCGATCCGTGTACTGCTGATCCGCCCGGGCGCTGACTGTACCGCCGCGCCACCCTCGGGTTACGCACAACTGCTTACTTCATCAGCCGTGGAAACCAGACCCGCCGGAGGCCAGTCACAAAGTGTGGCAGCCTTCGGTTATGAACTGGCGGACCGTTATTTCGTGCACCTGCCGCCCGATGCGCTGGGGCGTCCCCACGAATGGATCAGTGTGCTGGCGTCCCTGGGCCGTAGCCTGGCGCTGGATCCGCGTATGGCAGAATTTGTCAGCACCTCGATGGCGCCCAGCGGCAACCGCCCTTTCATATGGCTGGGTTCGCAGCCACCCGAGGGTTTCGACTCCTCGATTGCGGTAGACCAAGGTCGAGTGCGGATACGCGATAACCAGGACAGAATCCTGCTGGACTCCGGCGAGCTGCCCGGGACCAGCTTCACCAGTTTGCTGCGCAGCGGCGCCCAGCGGGGCATCTGGCTGCGCGCGCTGGACGATGGCTTGCCGAAGGTGCCGCCGGGGCTCGAGCAAAGCACCGGCGACCTGGTGTTTGGTGATGAACGGGGCGTGCTGGTATCCCTGGATACCAGGGACTATGCCCTGATGAAGGTGGAATATCCGGACTACTCGACCTGGTGGGAACGTGTCGCGCGCTATCGCGGCTGGTTGTTCGTCATTGGTTGGGTGGTATTGACTCTGGTGGCCATTGTGGTCTCCCGAAGAATAAGGAAAAAATCATGAAGACCCTCTCCTTTCTCAGACCTGCCCTGTGCAGGATTGCTGCTGCCTCCCTGCTGACATTGCCGGCTGCCGCGCCGGTGCTGGCGAACGCCTGGGTGCAGGAAGAAGGCAAGACGCTGGCGATCCTGAAGTTAAGCCATACCGATGATACCGACGTGTTCGACAGCAGCGGCGATCATACGCATTTCGATGACAACGGCCGCAGTCGCCAGGACCAGATCAATCTCTATGTTGAGCACGGTTTGACTCCCGATCTGACGCTGGTCGGCAATTTCTACTTCAACGAGGTGCGTTACCGCAGCGACAACCTCCCGGACGACTTCAATGACACCACGCGCGGCTTCGGCGATCAGGAATTCGGCGTGCGTTACCGTCTGAACCCAGGCTTCAGCGAGGACTGGGTGGGTTCCCTGCAAGCCATTGTCAGCGTGCCTACCTATAGCGAAGACGCCGACGTCGCCTTGGGCGAGGGGGGTTATCACTTCGAGCTGCGCTACAGCATTGGCCGGGGCTTCATGCTAGGGGAGCGTTCCGGCTATATCGATGCCGGTATTGCCGGTCGCAAGCGTACCGGTAACCCGGCAGATGAAATTCGTGCAGATGCAACGGTCGGGCTGTCGCTCACACCGAAGCTGATGCTCATTGGCGAGTTCAACCATATCGAAGGGTTGGGCAATGACAGCGGTAATAACGAACCCGAGGAAGCACGCGACCCTGATCTGGTCTACATCAACAGTACCGACTACGACCTGACCAAGCTGTCCCTGTCCGGTCTCTATTCGATAACAGACGGCTTCCAACTACAAGCTGGCTATATGCAGCCGGTTGATGGCCGTAACACCGGTGCTGCGGGTGGACCCTTCGTTGCCGCATGGTGGAGATTCTAGAAATGTCTCTCGGCAGTAACGCTTTTGCCGTCGGACGCGTGCCGGATTCCGCTGCGCTGCATACGCCGATCGGGCAGAGCATGCTGGACGCGGGACTGCTGCAACCCGAGCAGCTGGAAACCGCGCTGCGCCTGCAGAAACGCTGGAACTCCCGGCTGGGTGACATCGTCCTCGCGCACCGCTGGGTCAGCGCTTTCTCGTTCTATCGCTTGCTGTCCGCGCAGTTTGGTCTGAGCTTCGTGAATCTGCTGGAAAAGCCGGTGGAAGTGAGCGTGGACCGTGCGCTGTTCCCCGAGTTCGCGCAGCGTCTGGCTATTCCGTGGCGGCGTCAGTACGGCAATCTGGTGATCGCAGTAGCCGATCCGACCCCCGAGGTGTTCGAGTGGGCGCGCAAGACCTTCGGCGAAGATGTGCTCTTTGTCGGCACCTCCAAGTTCGACATTCTCTGGAGTCTGCAACAGGGCGCAGAGCACCAACTGACCAGCGACGCCCTGAATCTGCTGGCTGAGCGCACGCCCGAGCATTCCGCACGCCAGGTCATTACCCAGCCTCAACTGCTGGCGCTCTATCTGCTGGCGAGCCTGACCTTGCTGGGTCTGGCGTTCTTTCCGGTAAGCACCATCATCACCATCAACGCACTGATCACTGTGGCCTTTCTGGCCACCTTCGGTCTGCGCTTTGCGCTGGTATGGTTTGGCGCCAAACGGCGCATCGATATCAAGATCACCGACGAGGAGCTTGCCGAGCTGCCGGAGGATGATCTGCCTGTGTACACGGTGCTGGTGCCCATGTACAAGGAACCCGAGGTACTGCCGATCATTACCAGCGCCCTGCGCAATCTTGACTATCCAACCTCCAAGCTGGATATCAAGCTGGTGCTTGAAGAGGATGACAGCGACACCATCGAGGCCGCCAAGGAGCTGGGACTGGAGGCGATATTCGAGATCATCCGCGTACCGCCTTCACACCCCAAGACCAAGCCCAAGGCCTGTAATTATGCGCTGCAGTTTGCCCGCGGCGAGCTGATCACCATCTACGATGCCGAAGACAAACCCGAGCCCGATCAGCTCAAGCGCGCCGTTCTCGCATTCCGCAAGGCTGACCCGAACGTTGCCTGCATCCAGGCCCGCCTGAATTACTACAACGCGCACGAGAACTGGCTGAGCCGCATGTTCGCGCTGGAATACACCCTCTGGTTCGACTTCTACCTGCCGGCGCTGGAACACCTTCGCATCCCCATTCCGCTGGGTGGCACCTCCAACCATTTCCGCCTCGAAGTCTTGCGCGGCGTGAATGCGTGGGATCCCTACAACGTTACCGAGGACGCCGACCTCGGCGTGCGCATGACCCAACGCGGCTACCGCGTCAGCGTGGTCAACTCGACCACCTACGAAGAAGCCAACGTCAGCGTGCCCAACTGGATCCGCCAGCGTTCGCGCTGGTTCAAGGGTTACATGCAGACCTGGCTGGTGCACATGCGCGACCCGGTGCATCTTTACCGGTCAACCGGCTTTCGCGGCTTCTGGGGCTTCCAGTTCTTTATTGGCGGCAACTTTCTCACCGCCCTGGCCGCACCATTGCTATGGGCTATCTACTTCGTCTGGCTGTTCGCCGGGATTCGTCTGTTTGACGTGGCCTTCCCGCCGGCCCTGCTCTACCTGAGCGTACTGAACCTGCTGCTGGGTAACGGCTTTTTCATCTACATGACGTTGGTGGCGGGCTTCAAGCATGACTATTACCGCCTGACGCCCTACGCACTAACGGTCCCTGTGTACTGGATGCTGCAATCCATCGCGGCGTACAAGGGGCTCTGGCAGCTCATTCGCAAACCCTTCTACTGGGAAAAGACGACCCATGGCATCAGCAAGTACATGGCTGACGAGCGTAAGGCCGCGCTGGAAGAGTAACGCGGGCTTTCCGAGCGGCCTGCTGGTCTTTCTGCTTGCGCTACTGGCGCTGGCAGCATTGTGCGCGCACATACTCGGCAACGGATACCAGGGTAGCGACGCGCTGGCACGCTACGCCCGCGTGCTGATCATGCGCGACGCATCGAAGCTCTATATTGAAGATGTGGGGTTTCTCTCGCCGCAGGTCTCGCCCTACCTGACCCTGTTGCTCAGCGGTATCCCGGGCATCAGCCTGACGCGTGTGCCCTATCTGCTCGACATCCTGGTCGCTTCACTGTTTGTCACGCTGGTCTGGCGTGATCTGAACAAGTCCCATGGTCTTATATTCGCAACGCTGTGGACCGCACTGCTGGCTGCGCACCCGTTCTTTCTCTGGACCGCGCTATCCGGTCAGGATCTGGCGCTGGGGCTGCTGTGTTTTTACGGACTGAGCCGATCACTGCGTCGCTTTCGCAACGATCCTGAAGTGTTCAGCTATCTGCGTTTCGCAGGCTGGCTGTGCCTGCTGTTTTTTGTCGATACCCGCGCCATGTTTATCGCCGTGGCGCTGGCACCCTGGCTGGTGCTGATCGCACCGCCTTCATTGCTGAGGCGCGCACCGCTGGCGTTTTATCTGGTCTGCTATGTGCCCTTTGTGTTTGCGGTGCTCGGCTGGGCCTATCTGAACTGGCTGTTCTTCAACGATGCGCTGATCTTTCTCAAGCAGACCGGCTCGGCATTCCGTGGCGGATTCGAATCAACGCCCTATCTACCCTGGCTGCTGGAGTTCGGCGGGCAGTGGTGGGTGCCGCTGATATGGCTCACAGCGGCAGGCGTGATGGCGTTCCCTTCGCTGTTGCTGGCACCCTGGAATGTCCGGCCCCGCGCCTGGGTCGGTCCGGTGATCATCGCCTGCGTCACTGTCTGCGCCGGCGCCATGGCGACACTGGTGTGGTACACATCCGAACCGGTGGAATTTCTCGCCCTGCTGCTGGCCGCCGCAGCGCTGGGACTGCGTGAGATGCAGCGCCAGCGAACGGTCGTTACCGCCTTGCTGCTGGCCGGCATTCCCCTTGGCTGGATAGTCATGCAACAAATGCCGTCACCGGATATGCAGCCCTGGACCCAGGCGCTGCGCGAGCGCGTACCGGCGCCCATTACTGACGAGGCATTGGTAGGCGTATGGCTGGCGGATTCATCCCTGCCCACGCTTATTGATGATCAGACAGGTTACGCGGTCATCGCTGCGCGCGGCAACGGCCGCAACCTGATCCTGCCTTTCAGCGATCGATACAAACTGGCGATGGCGACACCCGATCGAATGCCGCCGCAGATCGTGGTGGCCGAACCGGGCAGCCAGCAGACGATGGAAGATGCAAGCAACCTACATTTCCCCGGGCTTTGGGCCCACGGCCGTCCGGGATATCAACTAGCGTATGAACGAGGGGCATGGCGGGTATGGCAAAAAGAAAACTTATCGCGCTTGCGTTGATCTTGCTCCCTGCATTGGGTTTTGCACAGGAAACCGAAATGTGGATGGGCGCCAACGTCAAGATATCCGGTGACGCCCAGTGGGGCAGCGATGCGGCTCAGGAGTCGTTGGAACGCCTCGCTGCAAGCGGAGCCGAGAAAGCCCTGCTGGTTGCCTTCATGTGGCAGGCCGAGCCCGACTCGAACGATCCGGTGATCGGCGGCGACAGCAGCCCCGAGCTGGTTGCAGCGGGCCTGCGACAGATGCGCGACGCCGGGCTCGATCCGATCCTCAAGGTGCACCTGTGGATTCCCGAGAGCTGGGCCGGCGAAGCCGCTCCCACCGACCGCATGGCCTGGTTCCATGCCTATCGGGATGGCTTGCTGAAACTGGCCAAGGTCGCAGAGGATGAAGGCGCTGAAGCGCTGGTGGTCGGCAGCGAACTGCGCCAGTTGCAGAACTCCGGTTACTGGCAACCGGTGGTGACCGCGGTACGCAAGGTATATTCCGGCCCCATCGCTTACGTGACACATAGTCTGGAAAGCGCTGAGCAATTCCGTTATTGGACGCTGTTCGATGTCGTCGCCACCAGCCTCTATGCAGAGCTATCGACCGACCAGGAAACCCGCGGCGAGGAGATGCGCAAGATGGCTGACCGTTTGTACACGTTGGGCCAGCGTGCCCAGCGCCGGGTTTGGGTCGCAGAGCTCGGCCTGCGCTCCGCCACCGGTAGCCTCTCCGCGCCCTGGGAAAGTCCCGAGGAGCGCGAGTTGCCCGTCGATCTCGGCTTGCAGAACGAGGTACTGACCAGCTGGCGCGATGCCCTGGACGAAACCGGCAAGATAGATGGTTTGGCAATCTGGGCCTGGTATACCGACCCGAACGCCGGCGGCGTGAATGACACCGACTTCACCATTCAGAACAAACCGGCGCAGGAGATATTCAAGCGGTGATCGGCTCGGGGCGTTCCGCCTCGGCTACCTTCGCCACTGTGGCTGCCCAGTGCAGAAATTCATCCTGTGGCACCGGACGGCTAATCAGAAAGCCCTGAATATGATCGCAATGACGCTCCCTGAGAAAATCTTTCTGGGAGGTCGTCTCCACTCCTTCGGCCGTGACGGTGATACCCAGCGTGTGCGCCAGTCGAATAACCGCTGAAGCAATGGCGTCATCGTCTTCATCCAGCGTCAGGTCGCTGACAAAGGTGCGATCCAGCTTCAGCGTGTCGACGTCGAACCGCTTGAGATAGGCCAGTGATGAGTAACCGGTGCCGAAGTCATCAATGGCAACCCGCACGCCAAGATCGTTGAGCTCAAGCAAGGCCGCAGCACTGCCGCGATCATCGACCAGCACGCTTTCGGTCACTTCGATTTCCAGCAGGTCGGGTGGCAGTCCGGTCCACTTCAGCGTGTCCTTCACCGTTGCGACGAAATCGTTATGACGCAGCTGGTGCACCGACAGGTTGACCGCCACGCGGACCCCGGGCAAGCCGTTGGCTTGCCAGCTGGCAGCCGCTGCGCAGGCTTGCTGCAGTACCCAGCGGCCAACCGGGACGATCAGGCGCAAATCCTCCAGCAGCGGAATGAATTCAACCGGACTGACTTCTTCGCCCTCGGGAAACCAGCGCAGCAGAGCCTCGGCGCTGTTCAGCCTACCGGACTCGGTATGCAGCTGCGGCTGGAAATACAGCTCGAATTCGCCGCGCTCCAGCGCCCTGCGCAACCCGTGTTCCAGCTGGAAACGCCGATCCGCCTGGCGATTGAGTTCCTCAGTATAGAAACTGTAACCATCGCGGCCATGTTCCTTGGCCCGGTACATGGCCGCATCGGCGCTCTTGAGCAAGGAGTCGACATCCTTGGCATCGCCCGGATACAGCGCGATGCCCAGACTAGTTGAGACCGATACATCGCGGGCGCCGAGGTTGAACTTGTCATCGAAGCCCTTGAGCAGCTGCTCCACCACGTGGATGATCTGGTGAGTGTCGGTGATGTCTTCGAGAATGATGGTGAATTCATCACCGCCCAGGCGTGCAACCGTATCGGAGGAGCGCAGCAGGCTGGTCAACCGTTGCGCGACCTGAATCAGCAGCTCATCCCCGGCGGCATGGCCCAGCGCGTCATTGATCCATTTGAAGCGATCCAGGTCCAGAAACAGCAGGGCCACGGATTGCCCGCTGCGGTTGGCATGGCTGATCGCGTGCTGCAGACGATCCTGAAACAGATACCTGTTTGGTAGCTTGGTGAGGTGATCGTAGTTGGCCAGATGGGCCAGCCGTTCCTCGGTCAGGCGTCGCTCGGTAATATCGCGAATGGTGCCTACCGCCCGGTGGTCCCGAGTCTCGGGGTCGAGAAAATGCTCGCCCTGAAACTCGATCAGGCGCTGCTCGCCACCCTGAACGTTCGTTTTCAGCTCCAGGGTTTGCGGAACGGCTTCGTAATCCGTGCTGAAGAAGGTTCGCAAACGTGCCTGGGATTCCGCGTCGAATACCTTCACCAGACTTGCCAGCGGAGCCTCGCTTAGTGCGTGCTCGACCTGCAGGATGCGATTGAGCTGGTGTGACCAGAGCAGGCTGTCGTCCTGCGCGTTCCATTCCCAGCTGGCCAGCCCGGCGATCTGCTGGGCGCGTAACAGGGCCCGGCGATTCTCCGCCAGATCTTTCGACATCGCATCCAACAGGTCCAGCACGATGCCCAGCCCCTGGTATTGACCATGCTCGTCGATAAAAATGAAATCTTCAGTAACAGGATATTGTACGTGGGTGGTCACGGAGCCAGCGGCCTCCTCGATGCTCAGGGACAAGGGGATCAGCAATGGAGAGCTGTTCATGACATCGGTCACCGGCCTGCGGCCCCAGAGCTCCCTGCCATAGCGCTGCAGGAAAATATCCTGCAGCCGGTAACGGCTCACCGTTCCGAGCGGACGGTTGGCGCAGTCGACAACCGCGAGGGAGAGAAACCGCTGGTTACTCAAAACCAATATGCGTTCCGCAACCTCGCTTATCTTCATCTCAGGATGAAGGGTGTCCGCCTGCTTGAGCAGGCGGGACAGATCTTTTTTGGCCGACACGTACTGCCCCTATTGATGACAAGTCGAGCATTAAAACAGTGGCCAATTGCAATTACGTGACAGGGCTTTGATTTAGAAAGAAACCCAGCCTTTGTCGGCGCGTCCGAACCCGGCCCGAGCCGCACGCCAACCAACCTCGCGCGGCCAGCCGCTCCCCGGGCGTGTAGTGCGCCTTGCGCTACACCAGCTCCGTGGAAACATCAAACTGACGAAAAAAAACCGGTTTCAACCCAGACGACTTTTTTGCGCATACCTATATCGCGCCGTGTCGCCACGACGAATTTTTCCTACAATCGATGCCACCCCCACGCAGCCAACCGGTGACCTATGACTCAACGCGCAGACATCCTCAACTTTCTGAACATTCAACACCCGATTATCCAGGCACCGATGGTCGGCGTTTCAACGCCGGAGCTGGCGGCTGCGGTGTCCAACGCTGGCGCGCTGGGTTCGATTGGCTTAGGTGGCAGCAAGCCAGAACAGGCTCGCGAGCTGATCCAGAAAACCCGTGCGCTGACCGATGCGCCGTTCAACGTCAATCTGTTTTGTCACCGCCCGCCGGTAGCCAGGCCGGAGGTCGAGAAAGCCTGGCTGGATTATCTGGCCCCGCTGTTTGCTGAATATGGCGCCGAGCCGCCCGCTTCCATTAGCGAGCCCTACCCCAGCTTTCTTGCGTCGGAGGATATGTTGAAGGTTCTGCTGGAAGAGCGCCCTGCCAT is a window of Pseudomonas sp. gcc21 DNA encoding:
- a CDS encoding glycosyltransferase family 2 protein — encoded protein: MSLGSNAFAVGRVPDSAALHTPIGQSMLDAGLLQPEQLETALRLQKRWNSRLGDIVLAHRWVSAFSFYRLLSAQFGLSFVNLLEKPVEVSVDRALFPEFAQRLAIPWRRQYGNLVIAVADPTPEVFEWARKTFGEDVLFVGTSKFDILWSLQQGAEHQLTSDALNLLAERTPEHSARQVITQPQLLALYLLASLTLLGLAFFPVSTIITINALITVAFLATFGLRFALVWFGAKRRIDIKITDEELAELPEDDLPVYTVLVPMYKEPEVLPIITSALRNLDYPTSKLDIKLVLEEDDSDTIEAAKELGLEAIFEIIRVPPSHPKTKPKACNYALQFARGELITIYDAEDKPEPDQLKRAVLAFRKADPNVACIQARLNYYNAHENWLSRMFALEYTLWFDFYLPALEHLRIPIPLGGTSNHFRLEVLRGVNAWDPYNVTEDADLGVRMTQRGYRVSVVNSTTYEEANVSVPNWIRQRSRWFKGYMQTWLVHMRDPVHLYRSTGFRGFWGFQFFIGGNFLTALAAPLLWAIYFVWLFAGIRLFDVAFPPALLYLSVLNLLLGNGFFIYMTLVAGFKHDYYRLTPYALTVPVYWMLQSIAAYKGLWQLIRKPFYWEKTTHGISKYMADERKAALEE
- a CDS encoding bifunctional diguanylate cyclase/phosphodiesterase is translated as MSAKKDLSRLLKQADTLHPEMKISEVAERILVLSNQRFLSLAVVDCANRPLGTVSRYRLQDIFLQRYGRELWGRRPVTDVMNSSPLLIPLSLSIEEAAGSVTTHVQYPVTEDFIFIDEHGQYQGLGIVLDLLDAMSKDLAENRRALLRAQQIAGLASWEWNAQDDSLLWSHQLNRILQVEHALSEAPLASLVKVFDAESQARLRTFFSTDYEAVPQTLELKTNVQGGEQRLIEFQGEHFLDPETRDHRAVGTIRDITERRLTEERLAHLANYDHLTKLPNRYLFQDRLQHAISHANRSGQSVALLFLDLDRFKWINDALGHAAGDELLIQVAQRLTSLLRSSDTVARLGGDEFTIILEDITDTHQIIHVVEQLLKGFDDKFNLGARDVSVSTSLGIALYPGDAKDVDSLLKSADAAMYRAKEHGRDGYSFYTEELNRQADRRFQLEHGLRRALERGEFELYFQPQLHTESGRLNSAEALLRWFPEGEEVSPVEFIPLLEDLRLIVPVGRWVLQQACAAAASWQANGLPGVRVAVNLSVHQLRHNDFVATVKDTLKWTGLPPDLLEIEVTESVLVDDRGSAAALLELNDLGVRVAIDDFGTGYSSLAYLKRFDVDTLKLDRTFVSDLTLDEDDDAIASAVIRLAHTLGITVTAEGVETTSQKDFLRERHCDHIQGFLISRPVPQDEFLHWAATVAKVAEAERPEPITA